The genomic DNA CACTTTATTAAAGGCAAAACTAAACCAGTTTTGCCGATAGATCTCATTCCCTTGCCTATAAGTGATTCATTCGAATATACTTACAACACCTTTGTGAGTATGATGTTGTACAATGGATATTACGAGCTCACGTTGTACAtatttgagctttttttaACTCTTGTGGGTAACTCTGAGGTGACTTTACATGACTACAGAACCCTGAGTAAATGCTTGACAGCTACTTTGTGCAAGGAGAAGGTGTCTCTTAAGACGTCAGATAGGCTGGCCATCGGATACAGATATACCAGAAACGTTTTCATGAAGTTTCATGACCTGCGGCATGaaattgagcaaaaagGCGCCTTGAAAGCTGTGGAAGAACCGCGGACTCCTCGCTTCACAAGGGAAGCTCCTAAAATTCCACCTCCACGCAAAAAAAGCCCAACAAAAGCCTGCAGATCAACTAATTCATCAAAGGAGAGGATTCCTCCAACTAAGCCTCCTGCGCtgccaaagagaaaaggAATACCGAGCTCAAGCACCACGTCGTTGCCTGCTGCTGACTTGAGGGCTGAAATGTCTCCGTCTCCTCAACCTATGATGTCGAGATCCGAAGTCAGTCTGGACATCACAGAACCTCGGTCACCTAAGCTTGGTGCCACGCCCAATCTGCGACTTGGAAGTAATTCTTCTATAAACGTATCCATGACAAGTGACCCTAATGTCTCTCCACAACTTCAGCCTCAATTGATTCCTGATGAAGCTGTAACATTTAAGTCGAAGCCTGAGGAtgatcttttcaaattgGATCAAAACATGTCAAGTCTTTTGTTGGACAATAACCAAAAAATCCAGAGCCTTGAtaaagagctgaagaagaaaaagcaggCGAGTAACCTGGGGTCTGAACGGTTTTCGAATTCTGCTTACTCAGACATTAAGGCAGAAAATAAAGTCAGCCGGCTCGCCGCGCTTTATGAGGAGAGGTTAGTTGGAATCAGGGTCATGGAAGACATGAGGAGAAATCAATGAATCTAATGTATCTGGGAGGACGGGGTGTATGTAACTTTGTCATTCGCATTAAGAGCGCCGATCACTGCGGCTCTCTTTTTAGCGTATGTATCTATGTATGGAGAATACGAGATTTCAGTTAACTATCCAGGCAAAGACAATGGATACACTAAACGAACCCATGGCGCGGAGGAAAGTTGCAAAAGTGCGTCGGCGCTGTCAAGGAAAATTTATTAATGATTCCATTGGCAGGCCAAACTTGAGCCCAAATGAGGTATTTATGGTGAGTTCTTTAAAAGGAACACGCTTTAACACTTCCTAACACAGCTCGCGCAACTTGACTTTAGCGGTCATTTGTCTACAAGCATTTTCCCAGACACTTCAAGTTATAGAAAGTTTAGAGCCAGAACTCATCATGAATCTTAAATTTGCTTGGGCAGATAGTATCCACGTAGAGATTTGGTATTATTCATTGAGTTtgtgttttcttggaaatgTGGCATCCAATACCGCCGTTTGTGTTCGTGACACAATAAAATGCCCGAAAACAAATTAATTTCGACAACATTTCGTGGTTATTCTTGGCTGATTAACCTCGAAACCAAATCCTCACAGTCTCCTCAATGCTTGCGATATTCAGTATATGCCAAGACGAGAAAAGCTAGTCCTGTATCACGTAAAAGTCGATGCGACCATTATTGTCTAAAATATGATGCCAAGAGGATATGTCAGTTCTATATTaaagcagaaaacaaaattgcAAACTCGAAATCTGCTTATAGACTTCTGGCACATAAGATCTTATGCGCAACGGCATGCAAGGTCGCACACCTCTAAGCCAAACATACTGTACTAGAAAATAGCAAGTGGGGCGCTCCATAAGGGGAGCCAATAAGAGGCAACGATCTTCAGAAAGTCGTTAAGACTTCCCTACTCGAGTGCCAGTGACAGTAAAATTCTACGAAGTGGAAACCGAGGGGTGAAAACTTTGGATTTTCGTCTTTCAGCGTTTCTCACTTCTTTTAGTATCGTAATGTCCGAACAAATTGGAGAAAATAGGCATCTGTAGCCAAGTTTAAGGCGAAAATTATGGCAAATCTCGCTGGAAACCCCCGTGTGCGCCAAACTAGTCACCCAAACTGAGAAAGctacaagttcaagttaaCAGAGGTGAAACCAAAGTCCTCTCCGCAACAAGATCAATATATAGCCAGAAAGCTCGATATCCGGTAACCCAAATAACCAATACAAAGTTAACACTTCCTAAAAATCCCAAACAGGAGAAACATGACGCTTTGTCTGTTATGAGCGTAATGAGCATACCTGGTGGGTATTTTGAACCGTCTATTTTCGTGTATGATGCTCAATAGGGTAATCAATAAACTCGAACGTTTACCGGCGATCAACAAACCACGATGATCTTGTTTGGATTAGAAGCGCTACCTACATAAAGCTCTATTCTCAGGACGAGCTATCCTCCTGTTGCTTGGTAGAGACTATaaagctcaacttcaaggctGAAGCTCTATTTCAGGAGGGCCCGATTTAAGATCTTGGTCGATCGTGGCTGATACAGTAGCTTTCTAAAGCGTTGTTTCTTTATGAATTTCTCCACGCCCCAGTCCTTCAATTGCGCTAACAATAGAGTAAACAGAGACTCATCTGTTTATGACGTTACGCCCACCAAGCCTCTCagtctttcaaaatcgcCACAtgaagagcagctgcgcTCTGAGTCCAACTACTTCCACCGATCCTCGACATCAATGGCGACATCCAATTCAAACGCATCGTTCACAACTGCAAATTCTAGCGAGAAGCTCTTAAAGGATTACGGATTATCTACAAACTTTGATTTCCAGGAAGAAGGAAGCCAGATATCGGAGTCTACAAGCGAGCAAACACCTATCGTGGCGCCAACCGTGACATTCGATAACCCTACTCCACTTATCGATGGTTTTGGACAAGAGGGTGAGAGTGAACCACAGTCACCTGATAGTTTTAATTTCGTGGAACGTTTTTCTGAAAACCAGCCAGGTCAGCATTCCACAACTGGGCTTGGGATTTCAATAGCCAATAGTAGTACAGAAGAGAATATTAGAATTGATTCTTTTCGCAACAGTTCTGGTCTAGAAAGAAATGCGGAGCTAAAGCGCCTCTCGGTTCTCGAGCCCACCGTCTCGCCGCCACAGTCTTCTGAGAAGATCTCTAAAAAACTGGAGCGTAAGAGCATACACGAAGCTTACACCAAACAACCGTTCCACCTTCCAGATAGTGATAGAAACACTAGCATTGATCTTGATGACACTATTAATACGAAGGCGGAGAGTAACACATTCCAAGACTCTACCCTTTCTCATGATTATACATACGAAAATGATCTGATACAAAAAAGTCCCGAACATCACGCTGTTGAGCGAAAGcacactttcaaaagaagctctgaGTTAGACCTTGATAGCACAAGCTTGGCTTATCTCTTCATAATTGCTATACACTCGTTCAATTCTCAATCACTCAAGAACGAGGAAGACATAGCGATTTGCCTTTCCTTCGAAAAAAATGATATTGCATTTGTTCACACTGTCGATGACTCGGGATGGGGTGAGGTGACACTTGTCcgaaatcaaaaaagagGTTGGGTACCGTTTAACTATTTTTCTGATACTGTCAAAGCCCCGCAAGGCTTAAAAGAAGGACAGGACCCAAACTTAGATTCCAGAAGGCCTCTGGCAAAACTAttttcatcttctgcaCAATTTTTACTTCATCCTCAGGATCATCCGCTGCCTGCCGGACCAGGCATGACTTTTTCACTTGAATATATCAACAGCATACGAGACGGGGTCAAGTTTCTGCTTCAGACAACTGACTGCGTTTCTCGATCTAACGAATTAGTCCAGAATAGACCAATCGTGAAAAAAGCAAggaagcttcttcttgctgacTGGTATAACCTGATGATCAAGGCAGATTCTTACAAATATACTACAATACCGAACAAGATAGATACTCTGAAAAATCTCGtatttcaagttttgagGCGAGGATATGCATTCTACAATACTTGGAATTTCGAAAAACAGACTTTTATTAGAGAGAAGGAATTTGGTTTGATAGAGCCTCTTGAGAAAGCGCCAGTCTCTTCTTATCATGAACCCAAGAGCTCACAAACTGAAAAGTTGAAACGCGTTAATGCTGCATCGCAAGGTTTCGCGATGTTACCTGAAGCGCCTTTCGCAGTAGCGAGACTGAACGAAGTTCATGATTTGCTATTTTCGTATATTGGGTTGATACTGGGTCGCCTGGACATGGTTGAACATAATCCTGCTGCGTGTGAGGTCCTCGAATCCGTTGTTCATCAGATAATTGTGCTTTTAAGAGAGCTGCTTTATATTAGCAAGTGCTGTTCATCAATCATCCAGTCgcgcttcaaaaacactCAGCGAAACGAGACAACACTTGATCAAAGCCTTGACCCTCTTTTATCTCTAGTCTCAGAACTAGTCTCTTGCATCAAAATCTTTGTGACACAAACTATGGGTGAAAACCTGGACATCGTCAATTCTAGTTCAGATGCGGTTTCTatcaaagacgaagaatATCTATACACTGAGGAAGGGAAGCGCCTTATTACAATAACATCGAGGATGACTGGGTTAATTGCCACTTCAATTCAAGGGTGCCATCGATATCTGAATCTGATTGGGGACTTCTGCTTGGGTGAGGAAAGGTCCTACCCAGATTTTGAGTCTTCCAAAATTACGCCCGAGGGCTTTGTTAAGAGGTGCTCCATTGGGCTCAGCAAGAAGTTCTCTAGTGCTCCGTCAAACAAGCCAGTGCCATCACAAACTCCCAAACAAGGACTAAGGCATCcttacttcaaaaaagtttatCGTTATTCCACTATTCGGTCCGGGGACAATGCAATGAGTTTATCCACATACGGCTCacaatttcttcaagatatTGTGCCGGATTCTACACCCTTGTTTGACAACTCCTCTTTTGATAAATATAGAATCGAAGAAGATAGCTCAAGCGCGGATCTGCAAAGAGAAGCTATCAACAATAGAGAGAAAATGCAAGATGAAATACAATTTGACGATGAGCGCAAACTCATCGGTGCGTCACAACGTGCTCTGGTTTTCCTTTTAACTGACGAATTAAATCAGCCAGGAGAATTTCTAGTTTCGACCTTTCTATTGAACTTCAGAtctttttccagcaccaTTGAGTTGATTGACGCCCTCATTACAAGGTTTGATATAACTGATAAGTCTTCcaaatttgaaagaggtTTAAACAATGGACAATACTCGTCTCGCTCGTCGAGGCTTAGGAACAGGCGGCGCTTAGTTTGCAGAATTTTCCAGGTATGGATGGAGAGTTATTGGGACTATCAGGGTGATTATGGGACTTTGGCTACTATagccaactttttcaatgaaggGGTTTCAATTCACTTACCACTGGAAGCCCGAaaccttcttgaaattgtcgCTCAGGTCGCAGATAGGTGGATGGTTTCCAGGAAAGAAAGCCTTCCCTTTTCTTCGCAAATTGTCCAACAACC from Lachancea thermotolerans CBS 6340 chromosome F complete sequence includes the following:
- the ECM25 gene encoding Ecm25p (similar to uniprot|P32525 Saccharomyces cerevisiae YJL201W ECM25 Non-essential protein of unknown function promoter contains a consensus binding sequence for factor Abf1p), which gives rise to MNSTVEVRLDNIFFQSYAKDPASGSAIYVFDSTYLPSADDVESREVYDLLIDEVMDRLVTKLPELPFSLVVFSSGFTQNNVSWIYGVKMFAKIPKSTRARLQKMLIVHESFFVRTVYQVLTNALNINPFKNKNNADAVIHHVANLTELAEYVDITRLRISLNVYLYDYQFNETISVPESYVAEGSSLANRQYRQLIFDKIFKRLQIDAPKHELVFQRPGSYQKVNVLLGVIARNNYVDLSQWDIYSLATVFLHFIKGKTKPVLPIDLIPLPISDSFEYTYNTFVSMMLYNGYYELTLYIFELFLTLVGNSEVTLHDYRTLSKCLTATLCKEKVSLKTSDRLAIGYRYTRNVFMKFHDLRHEIEQKGALKAVEEPRTPRFTREAPKIPPPRKKSPTKACRSTNSSKERIPPTKPPALPKRKGIPSSSTTSLPAADLRAEMSPSPQPMMSRSEVSLDITEPRSPKLGATPNLRLGSNSSINVSMTSDPNVSPQLQPQLIPDEAVTFKSKPEDDLFKLDQNMSSLLLDNNQKIQSLDKELKKKKQASNLGSERFSNSAYSDIKAENKVSRLAALYEERLVGIRVMEDMRRNQ
- the BUD5 gene encoding Ras family guanine nucleotide exchange factor BUD5 (weakly similar to uniprot|P25300 Saccharomyces cerevisiae YCR038C BUD5 GTP/GDP exchange factor for Rsr1p (Bud1p) required for both axial and bipolar budding patterns mutants exhibit random budding in all cell types) — protein: MNFSTPQSFNCANNRVNRDSSVYDVTPTKPLSLSKSPHEEQLRSESNYFHRSSTSMATSNSNASFTTANSSEKLLKDYGLSTNFDFQEEGSQISESTSEQTPIVAPTVTFDNPTPLIDGFGQEGESEPQSPDSFNFVERFSENQPGQHSTTGLGISIANSSTEENIRIDSFRNSSGLERNAELKRLSVLEPTVSPPQSSEKISKKLERKSIHEAYTKQPFHLPDSDRNTSIDLDDTINTKAESNTFQDSTLSHDYTYENDLIQKSPEHHAVERKHTFKRSSELDLDSTSLAYLFIIAIHSFNSQSLKNEEDIAICLSFEKNDIAFVHTVDDSGWGEVTLVRNQKRGWVPFNYFSDTVKAPQGLKEGQDPNLDSRRPLAKLFSSSAQFLLHPQDHPLPAGPGMTFSLEYINSIRDGVKFLLQTTDCVSRSNELVQNRPIVKKARKLLLADWYNLMIKADSYKYTTIPNKIDTLKNLVFQVLRRGYAFYNTWNFEKQTFIREKEFGLIEPLEKAPVSSYHEPKSSQTEKLKRVNAASQGFAMLPEAPFAVARLNEVHDLLFSYIGLILGRLDMVEHNPAACEVLESVVHQIIVLLRELLYISKCCSSIIQSRFKNTQRNETTLDQSLDPLLSLVSELVSCIKIFVTQTMGENLDIVNSSSDAVSIKDEEYLYTEEGKRLITITSRMTGLIATSIQGCHRYLNLIGDFCLGEERSYPDFESSKITPEGFVKRCSIGLSKKFSSAPSNKPVPSQTPKQGLRHPYFKKVYRYSTIRSGDNAMSLSTYGSQFLQDIVPDSTPLFDNSSFDKYRIEEDSSSADLQREAINNREKMQDEIQFDDERKLIGASQRALVFLLTDELNQPGEFLVSTFLLNFRSFSSTIELIDALITRFDITDKSSKFERGLNNGQYSSRSSRLRNRRRLVCRIFQVWMESYWDYQGDYGTLATIANFFNEGVSIHLPLEARNLLEIVAQVADRWMVSRKESLPFSSQIVQQPISIPSRSSMISIETSSSSKRSTIISVDENIMESYELTKLPSAHTSSISIPLPPLNVGTSSLLSKRNLNDIERILKHYHSLTSRTILGSSSNELRDNCDLENMIQKWSSLVNASGTFDKSSSLIHNDLNLVELNPLEVAKQLSLIESALFLAVRPTELLNQNFIPKKKHLAASPDVERIVDFTNLLSNYIIESIVVPKISIKSRVKRLTTWLNIALSALYFRNFNSLATIMTALQSHILSRLSTLWDNVSEKYLDLYHYLSKIVHPNKNYNIYRTKLHKLATGFSPTENSFGKSQVATVPFFALFLQDLTFIHEGINDFRDPSSFRPNRLINLDKYFRITKIISLMQFFQIGYDTDEKPNFLGSKRDSLFNFTGNTSVDTTRIKPVPVLQEFIFCEFWRVNTLYGADADRGYKMSLALAPRSEL